GATCTTCGCACCGGCGTCCTGGTGCTGGCCGCGGCCCGCCATGGCGATGCTCAGGACCTCGCCGCGCGCGCCCTCTTCCAGGAGGTAGCAGGCGGGGTACTTCATCGTGACCTTGGAGCCCAGGTTGCCGTCCACCCACTCCATCACGCCGTTGCCGTACACGGCGGCCCGCTGGGTCACGAGGTTGTAGACGTTGTGAGACCAGTTCTGGATGGTGGAGTAGCGGAAGCGCGCGCCCTCCTTCACCACGATCTCGATCACGCCCGAGTGGAAGGAGTCGGAGTTGTAGGCGGGGGCGGTGCAGCCCTCGATGTAGTGGGCCTGCGCGCCCTCGTCCACGATGATCAGCGTGCGCTCGAACTGGCCGCTGCTCTCCGCGTTGATGCGGAAGTATGTCTGGAGGGGAATGTCCACCTTCACGCCCTTCGGGATGTACACGAAGGACCCACCCGACCACACGGCGGAGTTGATCGCCGCGAACTTGTTGTCCTCGGGCGGCACGATGGTGGCGAAGTGCTCGCGGAAGAGGTCGGGGTACTGCCGCAGCCCGTCCTCAATGCTCAGGAAGACGACGCCGAGCTTCTCCCACTCCTCCTTGAGGTTGTGGTACACCATCTCGCTCTCGTACTGGGCGCCGACGCCCGCCAGCGCCGCGCGCTCGGCCTCGGGGATGCCCAGGCGCTCGAAGGTCTTCTTCACGTCGTCGGGCACGTCGTCCCAGCTCCGCGCGTTGAATCCCTCCGGCTTGATGTAGTAGTAGATCTCGTCGAGGTCGAGCCCCGAGAGATCCGCGCCCCACTGGGGCATGGGCTTCGAGAGGAAGATGTCGAGCGCCTTGAGGCGGAAGTCGAGCATCCACTGGGGCTCGTCCTTGGCCTTGGAGATCATCTCGACGACTTCACGGCTCAGGCCCTTGGGCGCCTTGATGGCGTACTTCTCGGGGTTGGACCAGCCGTACTCGTACTGGGCGTTGATGTTGGCAACTTCGGGGTTGGTCATTTGGATTGCTCCTCTAGGGTTGACCAGGGATGGCGAGGGAGGCGTCGGGCGTCTTTTCGAGGATGCGGACGACTTCGTAAGTCATGGCAGGCGGGCGAAACTGTTCTCTAACCAGAAGGACGTACCTATATCCCGTCTCGTGGGCGAAGTTGGGAAAGGTGGATGGATTCACCTCACGCCACTGTGTCTCGTCGGCACGCTTCACCAGCAAACAAGGCTGATCGTCGCGGGATAGAGGCGGGCAGGACACACGGTTGGGAGCGACCTGATACCTCACTTCCTCAACGGGATAGGGGACCACGTTGAAATCACAGGCAGAAAGAATCGCTGCCAGAGTGACAGCACCTGCGAGCAGAGAGACCCTCACGAGCCTTACGCCCCCGCCACCGCCAGCCCCTTCACCCAGTCGTAGCCTTCGGTGTCGAGGCGCTGCGCGAGTTCCGGGCCGCCCGTCTGCACCACGCGCCCGTCCACGATGATGTGAACCTTGTCGGGCACGATGTAGTTCAGCAGACGCTGGTAGTGGGTGATGATCAGGCCGCCGAGGTTGGGGCCGCGCAGCGAGTTCACGCCGCGCGCCACGATCCGCAGGGCGTCCACGTCGAGGCCGGAGTCGGTCTCGTCCATGATGATGTAGCTCGGCTCCAGCATCAGCATCTGGAGAATCTCGTTGCGCTTCTTCTCGCCGCCGGAAAAGCCCTCGTTCAGATACCGCTCGACGATGCTCTCGTCCCACTCCAGCACCTTCAGCGCACTCTGGAGCTTGCCGTAGAACTCGGTGAAGCTGACCTCCTCGCCTTCTGCCTTGCGGGCCTGCATGGCGAGGCGCAGGAAGTTGGCGATGGTGACGCCGGGAATCTCGACCGGGTACTGAAAGGCCAGGAAGACGCCGAGGCGGGCGCGCTCGTCGGGCTCCATCTCCAGGATGTTCTGGCCGTCCACGAGGACCTCGCCCCCCGTGACGGTGTACTCGGGGTCGCCGACGATCACCTTGGCGAGGGTACTCTTGCCGTTGCCGTTCGGCCCCATGACGGCGTGCAGCTCGCCGCGCGGGACGACGAGGTTGACCCCTTTGAGGATGGGCTGGTCGCCCACGGAGGCGTGCAGGTTGCGAATCTCGATCTGGTGGGGCTGGTCGGTCATGGGAACTCCTTAGGCTCGCTGCTTCTTGAGAACGATTCCTACTTACCCGGTTATTGTACCCGGGAGGCGGGCCAAAGTCGAGTGGTTTGGTGAGGATTAAAGGGGCCTAGGGTGCCGCTCCTTCGCGTCTGGAACGGAAAAAACGGGTCGAGTTCGGACGGGGGGCAGGGAGAGTCCGCGCCGGGTGGACGGCTGCGATGAGGCGCGCGTCAGCTTCTTTCACGCTTGCCACCGCGCCGCGTGCTAACGGTGAGGAGCATGAATGTCCTTGACCTGATTCGCGCCGCCGGGCCGATCCTGTGGGTGATCCTCGCCCTGTCCGTGTACGTCGTCTACACCGCCGCCGTGCGGGCGCAGGTGCTCATTCGGCTGGGGCGCGACCCTGCCGCCCTGATCGAGCGGGCGCGGGCCGTCACTGCCGAGAGCGGGCCCGCCGCCGCGCTGGCCGAGGTGGACCGGGCCGCCGACCCCAGCCCCGCCGCGAACGTGCTGCGCGCCGGGCTGAGCCGCGCCGACCGGGGCGCGGGGGCTCCCCAGGCCGCGATGAACGCCGCCCTCCTCGCCGAGGACGCGCGGCTGTACGCGGGGTTGAGTGCGCTGGGCACCGCCGCCCAGATCGCGCCGCTGTTGGGGCTGCTGGGCACGGTGAT
The DNA window shown above is from Deinococcus planocerae and carries:
- a CDS encoding DUF4377 domain-containing protein, with translation MRVSLLAGAVTLAAILSACDFNVVPYPVEEVRYQVAPNRVSCPPLSRDDQPCLLVKRADETQWREVNPSTFPNFAHETGYRYVLLVREQFRPPAMTYEVVRILEKTPDASLAIPGQP
- the sufC gene encoding Fe-S cluster assembly ATPase SufC — protein: MTDQPHQIEIRNLHASVGDQPILKGVNLVVPRGELHAVMGPNGNGKSTLAKVIVGDPEYTVTGGEVLVDGQNILEMEPDERARLGVFLAFQYPVEIPGVTIANFLRLAMQARKAEGEEVSFTEFYGKLQSALKVLEWDESIVERYLNEGFSGGEKKRNEILQMLMLEPSYIIMDETDSGLDVDALRIVARGVNSLRGPNLGGLIITHYQRLLNYIVPDKVHIIVDGRVVQTGGPELAQRLDTEGYDWVKGLAVAGA
- the sufB gene encoding Fe-S cluster assembly protein SufB — encoded protein: MTNPEVANINAQYEYGWSNPEKYAIKAPKGLSREVVEMISKAKDEPQWMLDFRLKALDIFLSKPMPQWGADLSGLDLDEIYYYIKPEGFNARSWDDVPDDVKKTFERLGIPEAERAALAGVGAQYESEMVYHNLKEEWEKLGVVFLSIEDGLRQYPDLFREHFATIVPPEDNKFAAINSAVWSGGSFVYIPKGVKVDIPLQTYFRINAESSGQFERTLIIVDEGAQAHYIEGCTAPAYNSDSFHSGVIEIVVKEGARFRYSTIQNWSHNVYNLVTQRAAVYGNGVMEWVDGNLGSKVTMKYPACYLLEEGARGEVLSIAMAGRGQHQDAGAKIVHFAAHTSGSIVSKSISKDSGRSSYRGLVKIYEGAKGSKTNVECDALLLDEEARTDTYPYIEIEEKTASVGHEATVSKINDEQILYLQSRGLSEDEAAGLIVRGFIEPIAKELPLEYAVELNRLIELEMEGSVG
- a CDS encoding MotA/TolQ/ExbB proton channel family protein — encoded protein: MNVLDLIRAAGPILWVILALSVYVVYTAAVRAQVLIRLGRDPAALIERARAVTAESGPAAALAEVDRAADPSPAANVLRAGLSRADRGAGAPQAAMNAALLAEDARLYAGLSALGTAAQIAPLLGLLGTVIGMVRSFLVFSATSSPTPTQLATGISEALVNTAAGLIVAIIAYVARNALRARADRIAVQAERVREELPSWLAPRTAPTLVTARPVPEVALSFDGTAPVTR